The genomic segment GTCGTACCGTTCCGTCATCGCTCAGCCGCCGTAGAGATCGGGCAGGACCATCACCAGCGCCGGCACGAAGGTGATGAGCAGCAGCACGGCAATCGATACCAGCAGGAAGGGCATGTTCGCCAGCGCCAGCCGTTCCGGCGATATCCGGGCGATGGTGGCGCCGATGAAGAGGCTGATGCCCACCGGCGGGGTGATCATCCCGATGGTCAGGTTGATCGCCACGATGATACCGAAATGCACCGGGTCGAGCCCGATGCCGGTGACCACCGGCAGCAGGATCGGCACGAGGATGATCAGCGCCGCGATCATCTCCATGAAGGCGCCCAGGACCAGCAGCATCAGGTTGATCAGCAGCAGAACCACGATCGGGTTGTCCGAGACCGACTGGATCGCCGCCGTCACCGTGGCGGGCACTTGCTCCTTGGTCAGGATCCAGCTCAGCGGCGCGGCGATGGCGACGATGATAAGCGCGCTGCCGGTCGTACGCGCGCTCTGGATCACGATGCCCGGCAGGTCGCGCCAGCTGATCTCGCGGTAGATCAGCATCCCCACGACCAGCGCGTAGAGACAGGCCACCGCCGCCGCCTCGGTCGGGGTGAAGAAGCCCGAGAAGATGCCGCCCAAGATGATGATCGGCATACCCAGCGGCAGAAGCCCGTCGAGAAACGCCTTGAGGAAGGCCACGATCGAGAACCGCCCCTTCTCGCCGAAGCCGTAGCGCCACGCATAAACCGAAACCAGCAGCATCTGCGCCACTCCCAAAAGGATGCCCGGCACGATCCCGGCAAGGAACAGCGCGTTGACCGATACGCCCGCCACAACGGCATAGACGATCAGGATGATGCTCGGCGGGATGATCGGCCCGATCAGCGAGGACGAGATCGTGACCGAGGTGGCGAACTCCGTCGGGTAGCCCCGCTCGCGCATCGACTTGATCATGATGCTGCCGACCGCGGCGGTATCCGCCGCCGCCGAGCCCGAGATACCGGCAAAGAGCATCGAGACCACGATATTCACATGCGCCAGCCCCCCGCGCACCCAACCGACCATCGACTCGGCCAGCGCCACCAGCCGCCGCGTGGTGCCGCCCGCGTTCATCAGGTTGCCCGCCAGCATGAAGAACGGCACCGCCATCAGCACGAAGACATCGATCCCGGCAAAGGCGCGGTGCGGAATGGTCACCGGGTTCACCCCGGAAAAGATGAAATAGACCACCACCGACATGCCCATCACCGCATAGATCGGCAGGCCGATCAGCAGCGTCAGGAAAAAGGTGGCGGCAAGGGCTGTCAGTTCCACAGTCGGTTCCCCGCGTCGGCGTCAGGCGGTGTCAGGATATCGCCGGTCACGACCCGGTGCAGGGCGTCGACCAGTAGCGAAAGCAGCATCAGCAGCGTGCCCACGAAAAGCGGCGCATAGACCAGCCACAGCGGGATATGCAGGTTGGCCGACGACCGCCCCGTCTTGATCATCAGCTGCACCAGCCCCAGCGCGTACCAGCTGAAGAAGGCGAGAAAGGCCAGCAGGATCAGGCGTCGCAGCACCCAGAGCACGGCCTGCACCTTCGGGCCGCACATCTTCGAGAGCGACTCCATCCCGATCAGGTCGCCATACCGCGCGCCCGCGGCGGTGGCGAGAAAGACGATCCAGACCAGCGAGTACCGCGCCAGCTCGTCCAGCCCGCGCACCCGCAGCGACGAGTTGCGCACCAGCACGTCGAGCAGCACGGCCCCCAGCATGAACAGCATCACCGCCACCACGAGGATGCGGATCAGGCGTTCGATGACGAGGCTGGTGCGATGTATCCGCTCCAAGGCGAGGCTCCTGTCAGGGGTCAGGGCCCGGCGCACGCCACCGCGCGCCGGGCCATCGGGTTTACTTGGCCGAGGGCAGTTCCTGGATTTCGGCCATCAGGTCACGCACCCACGGCTCGAGATCCTGCGAGTATTTCTCGCGCACCGGGGCCGTGGCCTCGACGAAGCTCGACAGGTCGTCGATCTCGTTGACCTTGAGGCCCTCCTGCTTCATCGCCTCCAGCGCCTCTGCATCCATCGAGGCATAGTCGCTGTTGTTCTTCTCGACGGTCTGCTTGCCGATCTCGTCGACCAGGGCCTGCTCTTCCGCCGACATCGCGTCGTAGGTCGACTTGCTCATCACCAGCACGGCGATGTTGGCGACGGTGGGCAGCAGGGTCAGGTATTCCTGCACCTCGTTGAAGCGCATGGCGTTGAGCGCCGACAGGGCGTTTTCGTTGCCGTCCACGGTGCCGGTCTGCAGCGCGCCGTAAAGCTCGGCGAAGGAGGTCGAGGCGACCTGCGAGCCAAGCGCCTCGTAGGTGTCGATATGCGCCGAGACGCCCATCGTCCGCATCTTGATATCCTCGAAATCCGCCGCGGTCTCGATCGGCCGGATATTGTTCATCGGATAGCGGAAGGCCGGCGAGCCGATGCCGATCAGCTTGAAGCCCGCCGCGTCGGCCTCCTCGTAGAATTTCGAGAAGTCGAGCGTGCTCAGCGCCTCCTCGATATGCTCGGGGCTGTGGAACACGAAAGGCATGTTGAAAAGCTCGAAAGACGGCACGAAGCTCGCCATCGCGGCGGTGTGCACCCAGGTGAAATCCATCGTGCCCAGCAACAGCGCGTCAAGCGCGTCGCGCTCGCCGCCCATGGCGCCGCTCGGATGCACCTCGAGCGTCCACTTGCCGTCGGTCTCCTCCGCCATCTTCTCTTTCATGAACATCGCCGAGGTGTGGTACGGGAACTGCTCGGCCACCACGTGGCCAAGCGTCATGGTGCGTTCCTGAACCTCCTGTGCCGCGGCGCCCGCGACCCCCGCCAGTGACATCGCGGCGCCAAGCGCCACGCTCCTGAAGTAACTCATTTTATCCTCCCATTCAGGTTTCTTGGTTCAAACATCCCGCCCGCGCCAGGCTTTTCCCTCAGTCCAGCGCATAGCGAACGTTCTTCAACTGGGTGTCGTCCAGAAGCGCGTCCTTCCCGCGCTCCTTGCCGAACCCGCTCATCCGGAAGCCGCCGAACGGGGCGTCTACCGAAACCTTGCGGCCCGCGTTGATGCAGACCGTGCCGGCGCGTATCTGGCGTACCGCGCGCATGGCCCGGCCGCTGTCGCGGGTGAAGACCGCGGCGGCGAGGCCGTATTCCGTGTCATTGGCGAGGGCGATACCCTCATCCTCGGTGTCGAAGGTCAGCACGCTCTGGACCGGGCCGAAGAGTTCCTCCCGCGTGGTCGCCATGTCGCTGCGGGCGTTGAGGATCAGGGCGGGCGGCAGGTAATAGCCCGCGCCAAGGTCGTCTCGGCCCTCCAGCTCGACATAGCGGCGCACCTCGGCGCCCTCCTCTTCCGCCTTTGCAAGACAGCCCGCGATCCGGTCGCGCTGGGCGGCGCTGACCACCGGGCCCATCTGCGTGTCTTTCTCGTTGGCCGGACCCACATGCACGCCGCGCAACCGCTCTTCCAGCCGCGCGACGAAGGCGTCATGCAACTCGCGATGCACGATCAGCCGTGTACAGGCCGCACAGACCTGGCCGGAATTGCGCACGTTGTCGGTGAAGGCCGCCTCGACCGCGGCCTCCAGATCGGCATCCTCCATCACCAGAAGGGGCGACTTGCCGCCCAGTTCCAGCGTCAGCCGTTTCATGCCGTGGCCCGCCGCCTGGAAAATCCGCCGCCCCGTGACGGTGCCCCCGGTGAAGGAGATCTTGCCCACGTCCGGGTGCGTGACCAGCCGCATTCCCGGCTCGGCGCCCCCATGGATCACGTTCAGCGTCCCGGGCGGCAGATCGGCCTCCCGCGCGCATTCGGCCAGCAGCGCCGACGACAGCGGCGTCACCTCCGAGGGCTTCAGCACGGCGGTATTCCCCGCCGCCAGCGCCGGCGCGATCTTCAGCACCGCCAGAAGCGCCGGGTAGTTCCACGGCGTGATCAGCCCGCAGATGCCGATGGGCTCGCGCAGGGTGAAATCCGCCAGCGTCGGGTCCGAGACGTTGAGCGTCTCGCCCGACAGCCCCAGCAGGATGCCGGCATAATACTCCACCGAGTCCGCCAGCCCCTCCATCTCGGTCGAGGTGATCGAGATGGGCCGCCCCACATCCATCGTCTCGGCCAGCGCAAAATCCTCGGCCCGCGCCCGTATCGCATCGGCAAAGCGCATCAGGTACCGCGAACGGGCCTTGGGCGTCAGCGTGCCCCAGGTCGTCTCGAAAGCCTTGCGCGCCGCCGCGACCGCCCGGTCGGCATCCGCTTCGCCCGCCTCGGCAAACCGCGCCAGCACCGCGCCGGTCGAGGGGTTCATCGCCTCGAATGTCTGCCCGCTCTCGGCCGCGACGGCCTCGCCGCCGATCAGCAGCGGCCAGGGCGTGTCGGTCATGGTGAAATGGGTGGTCATCGTTTGCGATCCTCCGAAACCTCGCGCCCGGGGCGCAGAACGCCGCCGCGGCTGAGCGGTGTGACAAGCTGCTGGTAAAAGCCGAGCCAGCCGTCGCGCATCTTGAAAGCCGGGCCGGTGGCCGCCTTCTGCCGTGCGGCAAGCGTGTCCTCCGCGACCAGCAGGTCGACAGCCCGCGCCGCCAGTTCGATCCGGATCGCGTCGCCATCCCGCACCAGCGCCAGCGGCCCGCCGCTGGCGGCCTCGGGCATGACCTGCCCCACGACGATGCCGCGATTGAGCCCCGACAGCTGGCCATCGGTGACAAGGGCCACGCTGCCCGCCAGCCGGCTGCCCGCCAGCGCGGCGGCAAACCAAGAGGCCGAGGCGACACCCGGCCCGCCAAGCGCGCCGAGCCCGCGCAGGACAACCACGTCGCCCTCGACGATCTCGCCAGCTTCCAACGCATCGAGCGCCGCCTTCTGCGTCTCGTAAACCCGTGCCGGACCTTCGAAAACGAGATCGGCATAAGCCCCCGTGCCCAGCTTCATGATCGCCCCTTCGGGCGCCAGGCTTCCCTTCAGCACCATCAGCGAGGGCCCGGCCGAAACCGGCGCCGCCATCGTGGCCACGTCACCGCTCTCCACCGCCTCGAACGCATCCAGCCGCGCGCCCAGCGTCTGCCCGTCGACGCCCATCGCGCCCTCGTGCAGCACGCCGCGCAGCCGGCTCATGATCGCCTGCGTGCCGCCCGCCGCGTCGAGCTGTTCTATCCGTCCCTCGCCGTTGGGCTTGATCGCGCAAAGCACCGGCACCTTGCCGTCGAGCCCCGCGAAGACGTCGTAGATATCGACCGGCACCTGCCCCTCTTCGGCCACGGCCTGCATGTGGCGCATGACGTTGATCGAGGTGCTGAGCGCCATCGCCACGGCGGCGGCGTTCTCGAACGCTTCCGGCGTCAGGATCTTGGAAGGCCGCAGATCCTCCCACACCATCTCGACAATCCGCGCCCCGGCGGCGCGGGCGCGCTCATACATCCGTTCGCTTTCGGCGGCCACCGGCGCGCTGCCCGGCAGGGCCATGCCAAGCGCCTCGGTCATGATATGCATCGAATTGGCCGTGCCCATCCCGGCACAGACCCCCGGCCCCGCCACGGCCACCCGCGACATGCAGGCGATGTCGGAGATATCGAGCTCCCCCGACCCCAGCTTGCCGACGCTTTCAAAGACATCCTCGATATCCACCGTCTCGCCGTTGAGCGCGCCACAGGCCTGGTAGCCGCCGATCACCAGCAGCGTCGGAATATCCAGCCGCGCCGCTGCCATCAGCTGCGCCGGCGCCGTCTTGTCGCAGGAGGCCAGGCACACCATCGCGTCCAACTGCGGGCCTTCGACCGACACCTCGATATCGTTCACCACGAGGTCGCGCGACGGCAGGATGTAACTGCCCGACGAGCCTGCGCAGTGGATGAAATCGCTGGGCGCGGTGGTCTTCACGACAAAGGGCAACGCCCCTGCCGCCCGCACCGCCTCGCTCACCGCCTCGGCCACCCGGTCGAGATGCGAGAAACAGCTCGACAGCTCCGACGAAGTGTTGATGATGGCGATCTTGGGCTTGTCCATGTCGGCCTCGTCGATGCCGAGCGCAATCCACTGCGCGCGGCGCAGGGCCCAGATCGTGCTGCCTTCCTCGAAATTGCTCCTGAGCTTTCTCATCGCGCGGCCTCCAGTTCGGCCCCGGCGGGCTGGAATGTCTCGGGCTGGCCGTCAC from the Roseovarius indicus genome contains:
- a CDS encoding TRAP transporter large permease: MELTALAATFFLTLLIGLPIYAVMGMSVVVYFIFSGVNPVTIPHRAFAGIDVFVLMAVPFFMLAGNLMNAGGTTRRLVALAESMVGWVRGGLAHVNIVVSMLFAGISGSAAADTAAVGSIMIKSMRERGYPTEFATSVTISSSLIGPIIPPSIILIVYAVVAGVSVNALFLAGIVPGILLGVAQMLLVSVYAWRYGFGEKGRFSIVAFLKAFLDGLLPLGMPIIILGGIFSGFFTPTEAAAVACLYALVVGMLIYREISWRDLPGIVIQSARTTGSALIIVAIAAPLSWILTKEQVPATVTAAIQSVSDNPIVVLLLINLMLLVLGAFMEMIAALIILVPILLPVVTGIGLDPVHFGIIVAINLTIGMITPPVGISLFIGATIARISPERLALANMPFLLVSIAVLLLITFVPALVMVLPDLYGG
- a CDS encoding TRAP transporter small permease; the encoded protein is MERIHRTSLVIERLIRILVVAVMLFMLGAVLLDVLVRNSSLRVRGLDELARYSLVWIVFLATAAGARYGDLIGMESLSKMCGPKVQAVLWVLRRLILLAFLAFFSWYALGLVQLMIKTGRSSANLHIPLWLVYAPLFVGTLLMLLSLLVDALHRVVTGDILTPPDADAGNRLWN
- a CDS encoding TRAP transporter substrate-binding protein, with the translated sequence MSYFRSVALGAAMSLAGVAGAAAQEVQERTMTLGHVVAEQFPYHTSAMFMKEKMAEETDGKWTLEVHPSGAMGGERDALDALLLGTMDFTWVHTAAMASFVPSFELFNMPFVFHSPEHIEEALSTLDFSKFYEEADAAGFKLIGIGSPAFRYPMNNIRPIETAADFEDIKMRTMGVSAHIDTYEALGSQVASTSFAELYGALQTGTVDGNENALSALNAMRFNEVQEYLTLLPTVANIAVLVMSKSTYDAMSAEEQALVDEIGKQTVEKNNSDYASMDAEALEAMKQEGLKVNEIDDLSSFVEATAPVREKYSQDLEPWVRDLMAEIQELPSAK
- a CDS encoding aldehyde dehydrogenase family protein — its product is MTTHFTMTDTPWPLLIGGEAVAAESGQTFEAMNPSTGAVLARFAEAGEADADRAVAAARKAFETTWGTLTPKARSRYLMRFADAIRARAEDFALAETMDVGRPISITSTEMEGLADSVEYYAGILLGLSGETLNVSDPTLADFTLREPIGICGLITPWNYPALLAVLKIAPALAAGNTAVLKPSEVTPLSSALLAECAREADLPPGTLNVIHGGAEPGMRLVTHPDVGKISFTGGTVTGRRIFQAAGHGMKRLTLELGGKSPLLVMEDADLEAAVEAAFTDNVRNSGQVCAACTRLIVHRELHDAFVARLEERLRGVHVGPANEKDTQMGPVVSAAQRDRIAGCLAKAEEEGAEVRRYVELEGRDDLGAGYYLPPALILNARSDMATTREELFGPVQSVLTFDTEDEGIALANDTEYGLAAAVFTRDSGRAMRAVRQIRAGTVCINAGRKVSVDAPFGGFRMSGFGKERGKDALLDDTQLKNVRYALD
- a CDS encoding dihydroxy-acid dehydratase — encoded protein: MRKLRSNFEEGSTIWALRRAQWIALGIDEADMDKPKIAIINTSSELSSCFSHLDRVAEAVSEAVRAAGALPFVVKTTAPSDFIHCAGSSGSYILPSRDLVVNDIEVSVEGPQLDAMVCLASCDKTAPAQLMAAARLDIPTLLVIGGYQACGALNGETVDIEDVFESVGKLGSGELDISDIACMSRVAVAGPGVCAGMGTANSMHIMTEALGMALPGSAPVAAESERMYERARAAGARIVEMVWEDLRPSKILTPEAFENAAAVAMALSTSINVMRHMQAVAEEGQVPVDIYDVFAGLDGKVPVLCAIKPNGEGRIEQLDAAGGTQAIMSRLRGVLHEGAMGVDGQTLGARLDAFEAVESGDVATMAAPVSAGPSLMVLKGSLAPEGAIMKLGTGAYADLVFEGPARVYETQKAALDALEAGEIVEGDVVVLRGLGALGGPGVASASWFAAALAGSRLAGSVALVTDGQLSGLNRGIVVGQVMPEAASGGPLALVRDGDAIRIELAARAVDLLVAEDTLAARQKAATGPAFKMRDGWLGFYQQLVTPLSRGGVLRPGREVSEDRKR